The DNA sequence TTTGTCTTCACTGGGTGCCGGAACTAAAGTTGCGGAGCCTGAAGTTTCTGTAGAAGCCTTGGAAGTTTCTGTAGTAGCTTTAGCATTTGAGCCTTCTTTACCCTCAGCTTTTTTTGTTTCGGATATAGCATTAGTGACACTGCTAGGAGTGCCACTAATATTTGTACATACACCATTTGCATCAAATGTGTATTCTTTGCCTTCTATAGTTATAGATTTGCCTGCAACCATCTTACCGTCTGATTCAAAGTAATAATACTTGTCATTCAATTTTACCCAACCGGTAATCATATGCCCTTTTTCATTAAAATAGTAGGATGTACCTGCTATCTTTTTGAAACCGAAGCTCATCTTACCATGATTTTCACCCTCAGCTTCTTCCATGTAGTACTTGTGGGTGCCGTCATTTATCCAGCCTGTTTTCATAGAACCGTCAGCATTGAAATAGTAGTAAATACCGTCAATTTCATTCCATGAAGTGTACATTTTAGCGGAGCCTGAGAAATAATAAGTCTTGTCCCCTACTTTTGTCCAACCAAAAGCAGCTCTTCCATCAGGTTTAAAATAATACCATGCTCCATCCATTTGTCTCCAGCCTGTAGCCATAGCACCAGAGCCTCTTAGGTAGTAATAGTTTGAATCACTCTTTAGCCAGCTTCCTTGCACAAGGCTTCCATTACTAAGAGTGTAGAACCATTCGTTACCAACCTTAAACCATCCGGTAGCCATAATACCATTAGACTTGAAGTAGTACCACTTTGAATCAATTTTTTTCCAACCTGTAGTCATAACGCCATTGGATAGATCCATATAGTAATATCCACTGGAAGACTGTAACCAGCTTTTGTGAGTTTGTCCATCTTCATCTATATAGGTCCAGGTTCCATTGTCAGATTTCCAACCGGCTGCATATATGGCTGAAATGGTAGAAAGTGAAAGTAATCCACTCAGTGCACCTGTAAGCAACATTTTTCTGATAGTATGTTTCATATATCCTCCTTTTACTTTATTTGAGTTGCAAGGAAATACCCTAAAACTCTATTGTGATTTATTATAGCATTTTAATCGGTAATAAAATAGCACATATATTATAACAAATATTTACAATTTAAAGAACACCATTTTATATTATTTTAAAATGTGATTGCCTTTTCGAGCCTGGATTATAATAATATCAAAGAATATTGTTAAAATATTATTTTAAATATTTTTCTCAGATAATGTATATAGTTAAAAACACTAATATAGACAAGAGAAGATTATATAGGTATAATAATAAAATCGAAAAATATAAAATGTGATATTGAAAGTTTTTATAGTTTTGGGGTATAGTAGGAGGTGAAATAGATGGAAGCACTAAGATACTTGTCATTAATTTCACAGGTGGGTTTTACTATGGTTACACCGATTTTACTCTGTACGTTTATTGGTATTAAGTTGGAGCAAAGATTCGAATTTCCATTCACTTTGATATTTATAATACTTGGGGTAATAAGTGGATGCATGTCCGGATTTAAATTGATTATGAATACCATCAAAAAGATGGATAAAAAGAAAATAGAAGCCGACCTACAAGAACAAGAAAATAGTTTTGCATCGCCAAAAAGAGAAAGTAGGATTTTTAAGAATAAGGATGAGTAAGGAAACAAAAAGAACCTGTCTATATATGGGCATGGGAGTTTTACTTTATGAGATTATTTTAAGTTTGGTATCTATCCCCTTTGCTAAGCTTATGAAATATTCAATCTACTCAATGGAACTGGGGATACTGGTAGGAACTATTTTGGTAATAGGCATGGTTATTGATATGGGTATATCCACTGAAGATAGTCTATATGGTGGTAGTCCTTCTTTTGCACAGAGAAAGATTATGA is a window from the Lachnoanaerobaculum umeaense genome containing:
- a CDS encoding AtpZ/AtpI family protein, whose translation is MEALRYLSLISQVGFTMVTPILLCTFIGIKLEQRFEFPFTLIFIILGVISGCMSGFKLIMNTIKKMDKKKIEADLQEQENSFASPKRESRIFKNKDE
- a CDS encoding cell wall-binding protein, which codes for MKHTIRKMLLTGALSGLLSLSTISAIYAAGWKSDNGTWTYIDEDGQTHKSWLQSSSGYYYMDLSNGVMTTGWKKIDSKWYYFKSNGIMATGWFKVGNEWFYTLSNGSLVQGSWLKSDSNYYYLRGSGAMATGWRQMDGAWYYFKPDGRAAFGWTKVGDKTYYFSGSAKMYTSWNEIDGIYYYFNADGSMKTGWINDGTHKYYMEEAEGENHGKMSFGFKKIAGTSYYFNEKGHMITGWVKLNDKYYYFESDGKMVAGKSITIEGKEYTFDANGVCTNISGTPSSVTNAISETKKAEGKEGSNAKATTETSKASTETSGSATLVPAPSEDKKESTQPTVPASTAGEPKKTDTTEDPKTKNPSETVKAKSPADETQKNPSNGSSSKDEVGLKPGETSGPK